The Magnetococcales bacterium genome includes the window TTCCGTTCTATAGGAACAAACTTATTGTTGAAAACGATAACCATCCTTTTTAAAGACACCTCTTCATTCCCCCTGTCTCTCCAATCATGGTCTACGACCTTGCCCTAACAAGTCCACGCATTGATTTAAGTGGCCTCCACTTCCCGCTCCCAATAAATGTTTTTGCTGGAACATCACTTCGAACAATTTCTCCAGCAGCAATATAAGAGCCTTTTCCGATTACTATTCCTCCAACAATTTCCGCACCTTGCGCAATAACCACTCCTTCTCTGATAATTGGAGAAACTTCGTCGACCTCTCCCCACTTCAAGGTCGCGTCTTGATACTGATGAGACATTTCACCCATCATGGTCACCTTCGGTCCAATAACTGTGCGGTCAGGAATATTTCCTCCTATGATGCAGTCCGGTCCGATAAGCGCATGTCTAGCTACTCTAACGGCATCGACAAGTTGAGATCTTTGCCCAATCCTTGAACCTCTTCCAACTACAGAATGGTGTGCGAGGATCACGTCTGCTTCGAGATATGCACCTGCCTCGATGACGCAAAATGCCCCTATTATTACACCCGCTTCAATTATTGTTGACTCCTCTACTTCACCTGGAAGTGAGTAGCCAATCACTGCTGTTGGGTGAACAATTGCGCTTTCATGAATTTTAACGGACATTTTTGCCTAGCCTATCACTGGAAATTTTCCACTAAGGGAACCATGGTTTAACAACCCAATAAGCTCCTCGAACACTGATGCCTGAAAGAACTTTGTCTTTTCTTCTTTGAAATTTGCATCACCAGGTTGAGCAAAACCATGATCTGCTCCTGGGATTTCTATGAGTTTTGCTTCATTATGGTCTCCCTTAACGCGGTTTCTCGAAATTGTAATGTCTACCCCTGCATCTTTATCACCATGAAATATCCAGATATTTTTAGTCGGCAGCAAAGTTTCAAAAGCTTTGAATTCGTTAATTATCGGTCTCCCGAATGGCTTTCCCCATGAAACAAGTGTATTCTTCTGCGTTAATTCGACTATCGCGTTATCAGATAGACCGTCATAGTTCCCCTTGCTCTCTCCAGCTCTACCGCCTTCGTCCGAACCCTTAATGTACTCATGAATGTAGTCAAGGATTGGGGCAAAAAGAACACACTTATCTATCATACTCTCGTTTCTGGAACACCAAGTTGAAGCTACACCTCCGGAGAATGATTGAGCAAGAACTGAAATTTTAGATATTTTATTGATCGACTCGCTAGCTATTCTTACTGCGGCATCAATATCGTTGTACAATCCCGCCAACGTTAATTCGGATAGTGGGCGACTTGAGTCAAAACCATGACAACGCCAGTCGAAACGAAATGACGCTATTGAATTCTCACGTAGTTGACTTGCAAGCCTAGTATAAAATCCTAAGTATTCGTCCCTGGTAACGTTAATGCCTGGCACCATAACAAGCAATTGATCAAATACTCCCCCCTGTGGAATTTCGAGCGTTCCCTCAAGCTCAACACCATCAAAACTGGTAAATCGTAAATCTCTAACGGTCATCATAGTCCCCCTGTTCAATTACGAATGTTTCTTTTGTCAGACATTTTTTCTAGCAGCAACCCGTGGAGGGCCTCTAGAGAATCACACCTTACCATTTCTAAGTCGGATATTTCGACGGAAAACACTTCTTCAATCTTCTCAACTATTTCAATCGTTGCCAAACTGTCCCAGCCTGGAGTACGGTAGACTGCAATCTGGATATCATTTTCACAATTTTGTTTTATTCCGAGCACGTCTAGTATAATTATCCTTATTTTGCTTTTCATGTTAATCATTTTCCAAGCTTGAGCTGTCGTGGATAAGTTTCTCGCAAGCTGCGTAGTTGATTTTACCTCTTAAATTTCTAGGCAATACTTTAGCGGTCATGATGTTTGTTGGGCATACAAAACTAGGGACTTCTTCTGCCACGATTAGGTTAATTTGATCTACAGAAACAGCTGGAGATGCCTCTACCAACAGCGTTAAATCATCACCAGACTTTAAGACCACACAAGTAGCACCTAATCTCTTTATAAGTAATTCTTCCATGGTTTCTAGTTGTACCCTATTGCCATTTCGAACTATCTCTCGTCCTAA containing:
- a CDS encoding alpha/beta hydrolase, whose amino-acid sequence is MTVRDLRFTSFDGVELEGTLEIPQGGVFDQLLVMVPGINVTRDEYLGFYTRLASQLRENSIASFRFDWRCHGFDSSRPLSELTLAGLYNDIDAAVRIASESINKISKISVLAQSFSGGVASTWCSRNESMIDKCVLFAPILDYIHEYIKGSDEGGRAGESKGNYDGLSDNAIVELTQKNTLVSWGKPFGRPIINEFKAFETLLPTKNIWIFHGDKDAGVDITISRNRVKGDHNEAKLIEIPGADHGFAQPGDANFKEEKTKFFQASVFEELIGLLNHGSLSGKFPVIG
- a CDS encoding acyl carrier protein produces the protein MKSKIRIIILDVLGIKQNCENDIQIAVYRTPGWDSLATIEIVEKIEEVFSVEISDLEMVRCDSLEALHGLLLEKMSDKRNIRN